Proteins encoded by one window of Methanobacterium sp. CWC-01:
- a CDS encoding glycosyltransferase family 4 protein has product MEVDYICGHRTDRLFGMAKYEQEINRRITDVQFNRIDYLPLRTALENRYPQLFSSQETSPEKYQGPAPSPPHPLVEKMVNLARSSGRHLDSYRYQLMVKRAIRKDNIKHLTLQELGFLLNTIPTRKTVINCHDLIPWVYDQERSRWWKNNMRGLVKARKMITVSQFSRDEIVKHLHYPEEDVHVIYDAVDHQRYHPQVEKPTLEEGYKYLLYVGSETPRMNLDLLLQALAKLKNLIPQVRLLKIGEAQVYGAREELLRRVNELNLNQEVLFLGYLPEEELPGWYAAADVVVYPCLYAGFGLPPLEAMACGTPVVTSNTTSLPEVVGDAGLMFNPHRVDELVTKLYEVLSYQNLQKKLIKKGLKRSQLFTWEHSAALTRQVYQELEELE; this is encoded by the coding sequence ATGGAAGTGGATTACATATGCGGCCACCGCACCGACCGGCTCTTCGGCATGGCCAAGTACGAACAGGAGATTAATAGAAGGATCACGGATGTGCAGTTTAACCGGATCGACTACCTGCCCCTGCGCACCGCCCTGGAGAACCGGTACCCCCAACTTTTCTCCAGTCAGGAAACCTCCCCGGAGAAGTATCAAGGCCCGGCCCCATCCCCACCCCATCCCCTGGTGGAGAAGATGGTGAACCTGGCCCGGAGCAGTGGACGTCACCTGGACAGTTACCGTTACCAGTTGATGGTTAAAAGGGCCATCAGGAAGGATAACATCAAACACCTAACTCTCCAGGAGTTGGGCTTTCTTTTAAACACCATCCCCACCCGGAAGACGGTGATCAACTGTCACGACCTCATCCCCTGGGTCTACGACCAGGAAAGATCCCGCTGGTGGAAGAACAACATGCGGGGTTTGGTTAAGGCCCGGAAAATGATAACCGTGTCACAGTTCTCCCGGGATGAGATCGTGAAGCACCTCCACTACCCGGAGGAGGATGTGCACGTCATCTACGATGCCGTGGACCACCAGCGCTACCACCCCCAGGTGGAGAAACCCACCCTGGAGGAGGGATACAAGTACCTGCTGTATGTGGGTTCGGAAACTCCCCGCATGAACCTGGACCTGCTCCTGCAGGCCCTGGCTAAACTGAAGAATCTGATACCCCAGGTCCGGCTGCTCAAGATAGGGGAGGCCCAGGTATACGGGGCCCGGGAGGAGTTGCTGCGCCGGGTGAATGAGCTGAACCTTAACCAGGAGGTTCTCTTCCTGGGCTACCTGCCGGAGGAGGAGCTGCCCGGCTGGTACGCCGCAGCGGATGTGGTGGTCTATCCCTGCCTATATGCTGGTTTTGGTCTGCCACCCCTGGAGGCCATGGCCTGCGGCACCCCGGTGGTCACCTCCAACACCACCAGCCTGCCGGAGGTGGTGGGGGATGCCGGTTTGATGTTTAACCCCCACCGGGTGGATGAACTGGTCACCAAACTCTACGAGGTGTTAAGCTACCAGAACCTGCAGAAGAAGCTGATAAAGAAGGGTCTGAAACGTTCCCAGCTATTCACCTGGGAGCACTCCGCGGCCCTGACCCGGCAGGTGTACCAGGAACTCGAGGAACTGGAGTGA